The nucleotide sequence CTACCAGAAAATTTCCAAATAACATCTCAAATACTTATCATCCATTATGATACTAGAGTCTTCATGGGGCATGTAAGCAGCCACGCGATTTGAAAAGAAATAAAAGACATATATTGCATATACGCAGGCTGACTTATCGCATCCATTGCTGAAACTGGAAGCCATCCCCCATGTTGTTGTTGTGCAAGATCTAGCAGTGGAATAACTGCAGATTGCTTGTAATTAGTTGGATAATGAGACAAAATCTCCTTTACCTGTACGTAGCAAATAACACTCAAATTTCTTAAATTAATCAACTCAGCAGCATCAGTACATTAAAATAGCATTAAAACAGAACTTCATTAGTACTTGCTATATCTCATCACATTTAAGGCCGACTGCTAGGCAGTGATTGAATTCGCAAACAATAATACCTACAATTACCTATGAATAGTAAAATACGTATTATAGTCTTCTATGTTGCTCTTAATTCTTAATGTTCAGTACATCATATCTTTAACTCGAACATCAAAAAAATAGAAACATGCTAGTACTTGTGAGATCACTATAGTTGAGTGAACCGAATCAGATTAAATTAAAATATTACTAATAGTAAAACCCTAAACATTTTCATAAATTACATTAAATGAAAATGTTGAAGTTAAATTGCTAATACATTATTAACAAACAATACATAAAAAGTATGATTAAAGTAACCTTAGGTTTGTTAGAATCGTTGAATTCCCATGGAGCATCGGCTTTGTTATCAGGTGTATCAATATGCTGCACACAAGTAatggtgatagtaataataattaattaataataataatcataaaaaacaTATTCAATTAAATTGTAATCACATATATACTACCAAACGAAGCAGGATCAATGAATTCAAATTGATGGCAGATACTTACATAGTTTAGGGCAGTGGATAACGATCGAGTAGACTGCGTAATAATAACACACACAAAAAAGTGGAttaaattatgtatatataaaaatggatGCGGAgaattaaatcaaattgaattgaattgaattgaattaaaTTAAGAACCTGAGAAGATTGGCCGAAAATTTGACGGATCTCGAGTAGACGTTTAGATGCGAGACGAGCTAACATTTTTTGGTGCttgcagaagaagaagaagataaacaGTAAAGAAATGGAGAGCAAATTTTGATAATTTGGGGAAAATAGAGAGACTCGGAATGTAAGCGTGGTTAGCACAAGTCTAATTTAGGGTCCCCAGAATTGGCCTGGGGATACATTTTGGGTTGTTTTAatttttactattttttttttataactaaaataaaaataataataataataataattaataataataataataataataataataataataataataactattgaaAGATACTTCATCGAATAATAAAGGATCtcaaaattaaatataacaataacaataccaaCCATTGTAAGGTTTGAAATGAGTAAAACAACTAAAAGACTCAAAGAAAAACTAACTCAAATCGAGCCTTAACTGACGTGCATGCTAAGACAACAACTAATCAAACGAATACATCACTAACCATAAACTTAAACTAAAAGCCTAGAAGCTAAATGAATTAACAACAATCGATGACTCGCAACTAAAGCAACAAACAATCCCGAGATCAATTTTAATTGTAAGGTGTTTTTAAGATTTAATAAGGGCAAATTCCAT is from Rutidosis leptorrhynchoides isolate AG116_Rl617_1_P2 chromosome 10, CSIRO_AGI_Rlap_v1, whole genome shotgun sequence and encodes:
- the LOC139871720 gene encoding NADH dehydrogenase [ubiquinone] flavoprotein 2, mitochondrial-like; its protein translation is MLARLASKRLLEIRQIFGQSSQSTRSLSTALNYHIDTPDNKADAPWEFNDSNKPKVKEILSHYPTNYKQSAVIPLLDLAQQQHGGWLPVSAMDAVAKVIEVAPIRVYEVATFYSMFNRAKVGKYHLLVCGTTPCMIRGSRDIEDALLKHLGVKRNEVTKDGLFSVGEMECMVSHLVFNFVP